A window of Littorina saxatilis isolate snail1 linkage group LG7, US_GU_Lsax_2.0, whole genome shotgun sequence contains these coding sequences:
- the LOC138970230 gene encoding trichohyalin-like: MAEFWGKGIELGLKGKQLTEFVESQTRLLAQREERQAQREREEKERQAQREREERQAQSEERQAQREREERQAQREERQAQREERERQIELKRLELQIEMETKRLELQTEMVRVQNEHEAPRQRDNQQQMLHRAPKLPAFADGKDQIDCYLARFERFAESARWQRDDWAIQLSAHLTGAALEVYTRLSNDDARDYDVLKEALLRCYNFTERGYRQRFRECQPLSGETPSQFVERLSSYLQKWVELSGEEQSYESLRDLIVKEQFLNACPKDLATRLEEQKLRGLKDITDAAERYLIAHGRTLGTSKSSKPFQKSGNQGNQPAKGQTESAPSSNEGQNITCFHCNAKGHRVANCPQKKNNGHDNDKAQEHRRRYYDNKRQTSDSNQQVCASSVILPRAA, translated from the coding sequence atggctgagttctggggaaaaggaattgaactgggactaaaaggcaagcagttgacggagttcgtcgagtcccagacacgactgctggcgcagcgtgaagaaagacaagcgcagcgtgagcgagaagaaaaagaaagacaagcgcagcgtgagcgtgaagaaagacaagcgcagagtgaagaaagacaagcgcagcgtgagcgtgaagaaagacaagcgcagcgtgaagaaagacaagcgcagcgtgaagaaagagaaaggcaaattgagctgaaacgcttagagctccaaatagaaatggagacgaagcgtttagagcttcagacagaaatggtgcgtgttcaaaatgagcacgaggcaccacgccaaagagataaccagcagcaaatgttacacagggcaccgaaacttccagcattcgctgacgggaaggaccagatcgactgctaccttgcaagattcgagaggttcgctgagagtgctagatggcagcgcgacgactgggcgattcaactcagcgcacatttgactggggcagcacttgaggtctacactagactctcaaacgatgacgccagagactatgatgtactgaaggaagctctgttgcgttgctacaacttcactgaaaggggctaccgtcaacgcttccgcgaatgccagccattgtctggagagacaccgagccagtttgtggagcgcctgtcgtcatacctgcagaagtgggtggagttatcaggtgaagagcagtcatacgagagtctgcgggacttgatcgtgaaggagcagttccttaatgcctgcccgaaggacctggcgacccgcttggaagagcaaaaactgcggggtttgaaggacattactgatgctgctgagcgttatctcattgctcatggaaggaccctggggacgtcaaagtcatcgaaacctttccagaagagcgggaaccagggaaaccaacctgccaagggacaaactgagtccgcaccatcatccaatgaagggcagaacataacgtgtttccattgcaatgccaagggtcaccgagtcgccaactgtccccaaaagaaaaataacggacatgacaatgacaaagcgcaagaacatcgacggagatattacgacaacaagaggcaaacgagtgactcgaaccaacaagtatgtgcgagcagcgtcatacttccaagggctgcctAG